The Terriglobales bacterium genome has a window encoding:
- the purB gene encoding adenylosuccinate lyase, whose product MIARYTRPEMGRIWSDDNKFRMWLEVEVAASEALAEAGVVPEAAARALREKGPGFGVERIHAIEAEVKHDVIAFTQAVAEKVGSPHSRWLHYGLTSNDVVDTAQALQLREASKIIFEDLLRLAEVLKRRAFEFRHTPQIGRTHGIHAEPITFGLKLANWYAEVERNIARFDRAAEEMRVGKLSGAVGNFSHMDPDMEAKILVRLRLRPAPISSQVVQRDRHAYYVATLAVIACTLDKIATEIRHLQRTEVREAEEYFSEKQKGSSAMPHKRNPVTCEQISGLARVVRANAQAGFENVALWHERDISHSSVERVILPDSTILADYMLNKTTDLIDRLLVYPDRMLRNLESTRGLVFSGQLLLDLAEAGMLREDAYRLVQKNAMRAWNEGLDFRELVQQEPEIRKRVPAKTLDHAFDLRRQLRNVDKIFVRVFGSDADAGVSPKPHSKERKPARKRR is encoded by the coding sequence TTGATCGCACGGTACACCCGGCCCGAGATGGGCCGCATCTGGAGTGATGACAACAAGTTCCGCATGTGGCTGGAGGTCGAGGTGGCGGCCAGCGAGGCCTTGGCGGAAGCCGGCGTCGTACCCGAAGCGGCGGCCCGCGCCCTCCGCGAGAAGGGACCCGGGTTCGGCGTCGAGCGCATCCACGCGATCGAGGCCGAGGTCAAGCACGACGTCATCGCCTTCACCCAGGCGGTGGCCGAGAAGGTGGGCTCGCCCCATTCCCGCTGGCTGCATTACGGCCTGACCTCCAACGACGTGGTCGATACCGCCCAGGCCCTGCAGTTGCGCGAGGCCTCGAAGATCATTTTCGAAGACCTGCTGCGCCTGGCCGAGGTGCTGAAGCGCCGCGCCTTCGAGTTCCGTCACACACCACAGATCGGACGCACCCACGGCATCCATGCCGAGCCCATCACCTTCGGCCTGAAGCTGGCCAACTGGTATGCCGAGGTGGAGCGCAATATCGCCCGCTTCGACCGGGCCGCCGAGGAGATGCGGGTGGGCAAGCTGTCCGGGGCCGTGGGCAACTTCTCCCACATGGACCCTGACATGGAGGCGAAGATCCTGGTGCGGCTGCGGCTGCGCCCCGCGCCCATCTCCTCGCAGGTCGTCCAGCGCGACCGCCACGCCTACTACGTGGCCACGCTGGCGGTGATCGCCTGCACCCTGGACAAGATCGCCACCGAGATCCGGCACCTGCAGCGCACCGAGGTGCGCGAGGCCGAGGAGTACTTCAGCGAGAAGCAGAAAGGCTCCTCCGCCATGCCGCACAAGCGGAACCCAGTGACCTGCGAGCAGATCAGCGGGCTGGCGCGGGTGGTCCGGGCCAATGCCCAGGCCGGGTTCGAGAACGTCGCCCTGTGGCACGAGCGCGACATCTCCCATTCGTCGGTCGAGCGGGTCATCCTTCCGGATTCCACCATCCTGGCGGATTACATGCTCAACAAGACCACCGACCTCATCGATCGCTTGCTGGTCTACCCCGACCGGATGCTGCGGAACCTGGAAAGCACGCGCGGGCTGGTCTTCAGCGGCCAGCTCCTGCTTGACCTGGCCGAGGCCGGCATGCTGCGCGAAGACGCTTACCGCCTGGTGCAGAAGAACGCCATGCGCGCCTGGAACGAGGGGCTGGATTTCCGCGAGCTGGTGCAGCAGGAACCGGAGATCCGCAAGCGCGTCCCCGCCAAGACCCTCGACCACGCCTTCGACCTGCGGCGCCAGCTGCGCAACGTGGACAAGATCTTCGTCCGCGTCTTTGGCAGCGACGCGGACGCGGGGGTTTCCCCAAAGCCCCACTCAAAGGAAAGGAAGCCGGCACGAAAGCGGCGCTAG